A genomic window from Vigna radiata var. radiata cultivar VC1973A chromosome 2, Vradiata_ver6, whole genome shotgun sequence includes:
- the LOC106780741 gene encoding TMV resistance protein N-like, giving the protein MSSNAIVQYRTSSSHAIQTYDVFVSFRGEDTRNNFTGFLFEALRRKGIDAFKDDEDLKKGESIAPELLHAIQGSRLFIVVFSKNYASSTWCLRELAEIRNCVETSPRRVIPVFYDVDPSVVRKQSECYEKAFAEYEKRFRDDQAKMEEAQRWRETLTKMANLSGWDIQNKPQYVQIEEIVQNVTNILGPKICSLQKDELVGIEYGLENLANLVCYESVNNVQVVGISGMGGIGKTTLVRALYERIYHQYDFHCFIDDVSKIYRDSSSLGVQKQLISQSLNEKYLEISNSFEGTCLMWSRLHNVRALVVLDNVDEVEQLKMFTGNRDTLLHECLGGGSIIIIVSRDEHILRTHGVDDIYRVPPLNNENAMQLLCRKAFKLNYILSDYERLAFDVVSHAQGHPLAIEVIGSSLFGRNVSQWKSAVARLKGIKNKNIMDVLRISFDQLDEEDKEIFLDIACALCKHDEKYVKEVLNFRGFHPEYSLQVLHDKSLIIKEDGHIYMHRLLNDLGRCIVKEESHKEPLKRSRLCDYQDFHKAMSNNQTTEILEVVAVDLQWSSKPMRVNGLSKIRHLKLLRLENTLLCSDVNFSGSLSHLSNELGYLTWYKYPFECLPQSFQPHKLVELKLRYSSIRRLWSDTKVLPNLKRLYLSNSKKLVEMPDVAEALNLEEIDLEGCIQLRKLSPSIGFLRKLTILNLENCKNLVSLPNSILGLKSLEYLNVSGCSNLFNNELLDQARNTEHLEKLCLVKGLIHSHSTSPSIKKMLWWTLDLLYSRAQRELPSSPTLPCLRELDLRFCNLVTIPDAIGKLRCLEKLNLKGNNFVILPNLRNLFRLYYLNLQHCKHLKYLPDLPSRIHLPLKVYEISREYFASVYIITLEEDEEKAGLLIFNCPEIVKRKRCTSMSVLWMLQIVQVCIFLLYPFPSFNLFWCWKTITNI; this is encoded by the exons ATGTCTTCTAACGCCATCGTCCAATACAGGACTTCTTCATCTCATGCAATTCAAACATATGATGTATTTGTGAGCTTCCGCGGTGAAGACACGCGCAACAACTTCACTGGTTTTCTGTTTGAAGCTCTCCGTAGAAAAGGCATCGATGCCTTCAAAGATGATGAAGATCTCAAAAAAGGTGAATCCATAGCACCCGAGCTCCTCCATGCCATTCAAGGCTCTCGACTTTTTATTGTTGTCTTCTCAAAGAACTATGCTTCCTCCACCTGGTGCTTGCGTGAACTGGCAGAGATACGTAACTGCGTTGAAACTTCACCAAGACGTGTTATACCTGTCTTTTATGACGTTGATCCTTCGGTTGTGCGCAAGCAAAGTGAATGTTATGAGAAAGCATTTGCTGAATACGAAAAGAGATTCAGAGACGACCAAGCGAAGATGGAGGAAGCTCAGAGATGGAGAGAAACTCTCACAAAAATGGCCAATCTCTCTGGTTGGGATATCCAAAATAA GCCACAATATGTACAAATTGAAGAAATTGTTCAAAACGTAACAAATATTTTGGGTCCCAAAATTTGTAGTCTTCAAAAGGATGAACTAGTTGGGATAGAGTATGGACTTGAAAACTTAGCAAATCTTGTATGTTACGAATCAGTTAATAATGTTCAAGTTGTTGGAATCAGTGGGATGGGTGGCATAGGAAAGACTACTCTTGTTCGAGCTTTATACGAAAGAATCTATCATCAATAtgattttcattgttttattgATGATGTAAGTAAAATATATCGAGATTCAAGTTCACTAGGTGTACAAAAGCAGTTGATTTCTCAgtctttaaatgaaaaatatctaGAGATTTCAAACTCTTTTGAGGGAACATGTTTGATGTGGTCTAGGCTGCACAATGTTAGGGCACTTGTAGTTCTGGACAATGTtgatgaagttgaacaactAAAGATGTTTACAGGGAACAGAGACACTTTGTTGCATGAATGCTTAGGTGGAGGGAGCATAATCATCATAGTTTCTAGAGATGAACATATATTGAGGACACATGGAGTAGATGACATTTATCGAGTCCCTCCATTGAATAACGAAAATGCTATGCAACTGTTATGTAGAAAGGCTTtcaaacttaattatattttgagtgATTATGAAAGGCTGGCATTTGATGTGGTATCTCATGCTCAGGGCCATCCCTTGGCAATTGAAGTAATTGGGTCATCTTTGTTTGGTCGAAATGTGTCACAGTGGAAAAGTGCAGTGGCCAGgctaaaaggaataaaaaataaaaatattatggatgTTTTGCGTATAAGTTTTGATCAACTGgatgaagaagacaaagaaatatttttggatattgCATGTGCCCTTTGCAAGCATGACGAGAAATATGTGAAGGAAGTTCTAAACTTTCGTGGATTTCATCCTGAATACAGTCTACAAGTTCTGCATGACAAATCACTAATAATAAAAGAGGATGGGCATATTTATATGCATAGGTTATTGAATGACTTGGGTAGGTGTATTGTCAAAGAAGAATCACATAAGGAACCCCTAAAGAGGAGTAGGTTGTGCGATTACCAAGATTTCCACAAAGCAATGTCAAACAATCag ACAACTGAAATTCTTGAAGTCGTAGCTGTTGATTTACAATGGAGTTCTAAACCTATGAGGGTAAATGGTCTATCGAAAATTAGACACCTTAAGTTGCTTAGACTTGAGAACACGCTTCTATGTTCGGACGTGAACTTTTCAGGAAGTCTTAGTCATCTTTCCAATGAACTAGGATATCTTACTTGGTATAAATATCCTTTTGAGTGTTTGCCTCAAAGTTTTCAGCCACACAAACTAGTTGAGTTAAAATTGAGATACAGCAGTATTCGACGATTATGGAGTGACACAAAG GTGCTACCTAATTTGAAGCGTTTGTATCTCTCTAACTCCAAAAAATTAGTTGAGATGCCAGATGTTGCAGAGGCCCTAAATCTTGAAGAGATAGATCTTGAAGGATGCATACAGCTCCGAAAACTCAGTCCATCGATTGGTTTTCTAAGGAAGCTTACtattttgaatttggaaaacTGTAAAAACTTAGTAAGCTTACCCAATAGCATATTGGGCTTGAAATCTCTTGAATATCTGAATGTCTCTGGTTGTTCAAACCTGTTTAATAATGAGTTATTAGATCAAGCAAGGAACACAGAGCATTTGGAGAAGCTTTGTTTAGTTAAAGGTCTTATTCATTCCCACTCAACATCCCCTTCAATCAAAAAAATGCTTTGGTGGACTTTAGATTTGTTGTATTCAAGAGCACAAAGAGAGTTACCCTCCTCTCCTACTCTCCCTTGTTTGCGTGAACTCGATCTAAGATTTTGTAACTTAGTTACAATCCCTGATGCCATTGGAAAGTTACGTTGCttagaaaagttaaatttgaagGGAAACAATTTTGTTATATTGCCAAACCTCAGGAACCTTTTCAGACTGTATTATTTAAACTTACAACATTGCAAGCATTTGAAATACTTGCCTGACCTCCCTTCACGAATTCACTTGCCCTTAAAAGTTTACGAGATTTCGAGAGAATATTTTGCATCTGTATATATTATTACACTAGAGGAGGATGAAGAAAAGGCAGGATTACTTATTTTCAACTGCCCAGAAATAGTTAAGAGGAAACGGTGCACAAGCATGAGTGTTTTATGGATGTTACAAATTGTTCAGGTGTGCATCTTTCTTCTTTACCCCTTTCCTTCTTTTAATCTCTTTTGGTGTTGGAAAACAATTACTAACATATAA
- the LOC106755182 gene encoding thiamine thiazole synthase, chloroplastic: protein MASTITSSSLFSASILSPPSSSLFSTKPTHVIPTPRFHAPRASMSIASPPPYDFSSFRFQPIKESIVSREMTRRYMTDMVTHADTDVVIIGAGSAGLSCAYELSKNPSVNVAIIEQSVSPGGGAWLGGQLFSAMIVRKPAHLFLDELGLEYDEQENYVVIKHAALFTSTIMSKLLARPNVKLFNAVAAEDLIVKNGRVGGVVTNWALVSMNHDTQSCMDPNVMEAKVVVSSCGHDGPFGATGVKRLKSIGLIDNVPGMKALDMNMAEDAIVRLTREIVPGMIVTGMEVAEIDGAPRMGPTFGAMMISGQKAAHLALRSLKLPNALESVGNVHPELVLAAAAAESVEIADA from the exons ATGGCTTCCACAATCACCTCTTCCTCCTTATTCTCTGCCTCCATTCTCTCTCCACCCTCATCATCCCTCTTCTCCACCAAACCCACTCATGTCATCCCCACTCCCCGCTTCCACGCGCCTCGCGCGTCCATGTCCATCGCTTCCCCACCCCCTTACGACTTCTCTTCTTTTAGGTTCCAGCCAATCAAGGAATCCATTGTGTCACGTGAGATGACGCGCCGCTACATGACCGACATGGTCACGCATGCTGATACTGATGTTGTCATCATCGGTGCTGGGTCAGCCGGACTTTCCTGTGCCTACGAACTCAGCAAGAACCCTTCCGTTAATGTTGCCATCATCGAACAGTCCGTCAGTCCCGGTGGCGGCGCGTGGCTCGGTGGCCAGCTCTTCTCCGCCATG ATAGTGCGTAAGCCAGCACATCTTTTCCTTGACGAGCTTGGTCTTGAGTATGACGAGCAAGAGAACTATGTGGTGATCAAGCATGCTGCACTGTTCACTTCGACCATCATGAGCAAGCTGTTGGCGAGGCCAAACGTGAAGCTGTTCAATGCAGTGGCAGCTGAAGATTTGATagtgaagaatggaagagttggTGGGGTTGTCACTAACTGGGCCTTGGTTTCCATGAACCATGACACTCAATCGTGCATGGACCCCAATGTGATGGAGGCTAAAGTGGTGGTGAGTTCTTGTGGCCATGATGGACCCTTTGGAGCCACTGGTGTGAAGAGGCTCAAGAGCATTGGCTTGATTGATAATGTGCCAGGAATGAAGGCCCTTGACATGAACATGGCTGAGGATGCCATCGTCAGACTCACTAGAGAAATTGTTCCTGGCATGATCGTTACTGGAATGGAAGTTGCTGAGATTGATGGTGCTCCAAGAATG GGTCCAACCTTTGGAGCAATGATGATATCAGGGCAGAAAGCAGCGCATCTGGCTTTGAGATCTTTGAAACTTCCCAATGCTTTGGAATCTGTGGGAAATGTTCATCCTGAGCTTGTCCtagctgctgctgctgctgaaTCTGTTGAAATTGCAGATGCTTAA